Proteins from a single region of Mytilus trossulus isolate FHL-02 chromosome 2, PNRI_Mtr1.1.1.hap1, whole genome shotgun sequence:
- the LOC134705290 gene encoding peroxidase-like protein 3 has protein sequence MAEQSELKDDYKTIFEHKIEDNLLSPYLWQYGYGKHVTSLSRWLATEPALKIDNFLVEGLRDKLFFITSPPGSDLFALNIQRGRDQGVPAYNEWRKFCGLQKLRSFDDFGKFGSNLALVYKSVDDVDLFIGGLLEEGENGSVGPTFSCIMGNQFQRFKVGDRYWYESSDPDFAFTKDQLNSLKSTSLLSKIYCTNFGLNEIQYDIFMIPSLKNPVSFCRDLPEIDLHLWKDKTCVYGPQN, from the exons ATGGCTGAACAATCTGAATTAAAAGATGACTACAAAACTATATTCGAACATAAAATAGAAGATAATTTATTAAGTCCTTATTTATGGCAATACGGCTATGGAAAACATGTTACAAGTCTTTCAAGATGGCTCGCAACGGAACCGgcattaaaaattgacaa tTTTCTAGTTGAAGGATTGCGTGACAAACTATTCTTCATCACGTCACCACCAGGTTCAGATCTGTTTGCTTTAAATATACAACGAGGACGTGATCAAGGTGTTCCTGCTTACAATGAATGGAGGAAATTCTGTGGACTACAAAAATTGAGAAGTTTTGACGACTTTGGAAAATTTGGCTCGAATCTTGCATTAGTatataa ATCAGTAGATGATGTTGATTTGTTTATTGGCGGTCTCTTAGAAGAAGGCGAAAACGGTAGTGTTGGACCTACTTTTTCATGTATTATGGGCAATCAGTTTCAACGTTTCAAAGTTGGAGACCGATACTGGTATGAATCCTCTGATCCAGATTTTGCTTTCACAAAAg atcagctgaactctttaaaatctacTTCATTATTGTCCAAAATATACTGCACGAATTTTGGATTGAATGAGATACAATACGATATATTCATGATTCCATCTTTAAAGAA tcCAGTATCTTTCTGTAGAGACCTTCCCGAGATAGACCTTCACTTATGGAAAGACAAAACGTGCGTGTATGGGCCACAAAACTAA